DNA sequence from the bacterium genome:
GTCCATTTCCGCGGCCTCGCCGGCGCCCTGGCGGCGCTCGCCGGCCTGCTGGTGGTGCCGCTGACGATCCTGATCGCGATGGGCATCGCCTACTTCCACTTCCACCACGTGCCGGCGCTGCAGGCGACCCTGAGCGGGGTCGTCGCCGCGGCCGCCGGCATGGCGCTGTCGATGGGCTTCAAGATCGTCGGCGGCTACCTGCGCCAGCTCGACGCCCTGCTCTTCGCGGCGGCGGCGTTCGTCGCCGTCACCGTGCTGCACGTCCGCCTGCCGCTGGTGGTGCTGGTGCTGGCGCCGCTGACGATGCTGTGGTTCTGGCCGCGCGACGGAAAGCCCGGAGCATGAACGACGAGTGGTCGACGCTGCTGAAGGTGGCGGCGGTGTTCGCCTCGCTGTCGCTGGTCTCGCTCGGCGGCGGCAACACCGTGCTGCCGGAGATCCATCGCGCCGCGGTGCAGGACAACCAGTGGATGACCGATCAGCAGTTCGCCGCCGTCTACGCCATCGCCGAGGCGGCGCCGGGTCCGAGCTCGATGATCGTCAGCCTGGTCGGCCTGAAGGCGGCGGGCGTCCTCGGCGCCCTGGTGGCGGTGGCCGCCATCCTCGGGCCGTCGAGCCTGGTGATGTACATCGCCTGCCGCACCTGGAACCGCTTCCGCGACGCCAAGTGGCGCATCGCCTTCGAACGCGGCCTCGGCCCGGTGAGCCTCGGCCTCTTGTTCTCCAGCGGCTGGACGGTGGTGAAGACCTCCGATCACTCGCCGGCGGCGTTCGCGATCACCGGCGTGGCGTGCGTCCTGCTCGTCCGTACCAGGGTCTCGCCGCTGCTGATCATGGTCGCCGCCGGCGTCCTCGGCGCGTTGGGACTGGTGTGATCGCGCCCGTCACCCGGCGGAGGTGAAGACCGGCGCGAAGCCGCCGCCGGCGGTGCGGAAGTTGGTGGTCTGGCCCTGGTAGAGGCGGGCCGCCACCAGTTGCACGGCGCCATCGTAGACGTAGGCGCGGAGGTC
Encoded proteins:
- a CDS encoding chromate transporter → MSEPPRPAPTLGALAVCFLQIALSSFGGGLSAWTRRLVVEQRRWMTDEQFLGALTIARLFPGPNQVNMAIYVGVHFRGLAGALAALAGLLVVPLTILIAMGIAYFHFHHVPALQATLSGVVAAAAGMALSMGFKIVGGYLRQLDALLFAAAAFVAVTVLHVRLPLVVLVLAPLTMLWFWPRDGKPGA
- a CDS encoding chromate transporter codes for the protein MNDEWSTLLKVAAVFASLSLVSLGGGNTVLPEIHRAAVQDNQWMTDQQFAAVYAIAEAAPGPSSMIVSLVGLKAAGVLGALVAVAAILGPSSLVMYIACRTWNRFRDAKWRIAFERGLGPVSLGLLFSSGWTVVKTSDHSPAAFAITGVACVLLVRTRVSPLLIMVAAGVLGALGLV